In Mesorhizobium sp. 113-3-3, a genomic segment contains:
- a CDS encoding bifunctional folylpolyglutamate synthase/dihydrofolate synthase — MTTLAADREIEALMALHPKGFDLSLDRITRLLERLGNPQDLLPPVIHIAGTNGKGSCAAFSRALLEAAGHLVHVHTSPHLVSWAERYRLAADGGGKLVDDETFAEAIARVAKANDGQKITVFEILTAVTFILFSEHPAEAAIIEVGLGGRFDATNVVARPAVSVIMPVSMDHEAYLGDRVELIAAEKAGIMKRGCPVVIGAQESETALQVLIETAERLECPTFVYGQDFLAFEENGRMVYQDEDGLMDLPPPRLPGRHQFANAAAAIAAVKAAGFEISHRAAEKAMTHVAWPGRMQKLAQGRLAELAPKGADIWLDGGHNPGAGVVVAEALAEQEEKNPRPLFLISGMINTKDQSGYFRAFKGLVRHVYTVPVSLSDAGVPNDELAIRAAEAGLSAEPVSSVASALMLLRDTWDGPAPRILIGGSLYLAGAVLAENGTPPT, encoded by the coding sequence ATGACAACGCTTGCCGCCGACCGCGAAATCGAAGCCCTGATGGCGCTTCACCCGAAAGGCTTCGACCTTTCGCTCGACCGCATCACGCGGCTCCTGGAGCGGCTGGGCAATCCGCAGGATCTGCTGCCGCCGGTCATCCACATCGCCGGCACCAACGGCAAGGGCTCCTGCGCGGCCTTTTCGCGCGCGCTGCTTGAAGCCGCCGGGCACCTTGTCCACGTCCACACTTCGCCGCATCTGGTGAGCTGGGCCGAGCGCTACAGGCTCGCCGCCGACGGTGGCGGCAAACTCGTCGACGATGAGACCTTCGCCGAGGCCATTGCCCGCGTCGCCAAGGCCAATGACGGCCAGAAGATCACCGTCTTCGAGATCCTCACCGCCGTCACCTTCATCCTGTTTTCCGAACATCCGGCCGAAGCCGCCATCATCGAGGTCGGCCTTGGCGGGCGCTTCGACGCCACCAATGTCGTCGCCAGGCCCGCCGTGTCGGTGATCATGCCGGTGTCGATGGACCACGAGGCCTATCTCGGCGACCGCGTCGAACTGATCGCGGCCGAAAAGGCCGGCATCATGAAGCGCGGCTGCCCGGTGGTCATCGGCGCGCAGGAAAGCGAGACGGCGCTGCAGGTGCTGATCGAGACCGCCGAGCGGCTGGAGTGCCCGACCTTCGTCTACGGCCAGGATTTCCTCGCCTTCGAGGAAAACGGCCGCATGGTCTACCAGGACGAGGACGGCCTGATGGATTTGCCGCCGCCGCGCCTGCCCGGGCGCCACCAGTTCGCCAATGCGGCGGCCGCGATCGCCGCGGTCAAGGCGGCCGGCTTCGAGATCAGCCATCGCGCCGCCGAAAAGGCGATGACCCATGTCGCTTGGCCCGGCCGCATGCAGAAGCTGGCGCAGGGCCGGCTGGCGGAGCTGGCGCCGAAGGGCGCCGACATCTGGCTCGATGGCGGCCACAATCCGGGCGCCGGCGTGGTCGTCGCCGAAGCGCTGGCCGAGCAGGAGGAAAAGAACCCGCGCCCGCTCTTCCTCATCTCGGGCATGATCAACACCAAGGACCAGAGCGGCTATTTCCGCGCCTTCAAGGGCCTCGTCCGGCATGTCTACACCGTGCCGGTCAGCCTGAGCGATGCCGGGGTGCCGAACGACGAACTGGCGATCCGGGCCGCGGAAGCCGGGCTGTCCGCCGAGCCGGTGAGTTCCGTCGCCAGTGCGCTGATGCTGCTGCGCGACACCTGGGACGGGCCGGCGCCCCGCATACTCATCGGCGGGTCGCTTTATCTTGCCGGCGCGGTGCTGGCCGAGAATGGCACGCCACCGACCTGA
- the accD gene encoding acetyl-CoA carboxylase, carboxyltransferase subunit beta, with protein MNWITNYVRPKINSMLGRRTDMPENLWIKDPETGEMVFHKDLESNQFVIPSSGHHMKISAKERLKFFFDDGKYEQLENPKVVQDPLKFRDEKRYVDRLKDAKAKTGLEDAIINALGTVEGLPVVVTVQDFAFMGGSLGMAAGDAIVHGFEVALQRKRPLILFAASGGARMQEGILSLMQLPRTTVGVDRLKEAGLPYIVVLTNPTTGGVTASYAMLGDVHIAEPGALIGFAGPRVIEQTIREKLPDGFQRSEYLMEHGMVDMVVSRLEMRETIARLLKMLLKLPGEQKPLEPEILPPAVVATEARPQA; from the coding sequence ATGAACTGGATCACCAATTACGTTCGCCCGAAGATCAATTCGATGCTCGGCCGGCGCACCGACATGCCCGAGAATCTCTGGATCAAGGATCCCGAGACCGGCGAAATGGTGTTCCACAAGGATCTGGAATCCAACCAGTTCGTCATCCCGTCTTCCGGCCATCACATGAAGATCTCGGCCAAGGAGCGGCTGAAATTCTTCTTCGATGACGGCAAGTACGAGCAGCTCGAAAACCCCAAGGTCGTCCAGGATCCGCTGAAGTTCCGCGACGAGAAGCGCTATGTAGACCGGTTGAAGGACGCCAAGGCCAAGACCGGCCTGGAAGACGCCATCATCAACGCGCTGGGCACCGTCGAGGGCCTGCCGGTGGTGGTCACGGTGCAGGATTTCGCCTTCATGGGTGGCTCGCTTGGCATGGCCGCCGGCGACGCCATCGTGCATGGTTTCGAGGTTGCGCTGCAGCGCAAGCGCCCGCTGATCCTGTTCGCCGCATCCGGCGGCGCTCGCATGCAGGAAGGTATTTTGTCCCTTATGCAGCTGCCGCGCACCACGGTCGGCGTCGACCGGCTGAAGGAAGCCGGCCTCCCCTACATCGTCGTGCTGACCAACCCGACCACCGGTGGCGTCACCGCTTCCTACGCCATGCTGGGCGACGTGCATATTGCCGAGCCTGGCGCGCTGATCGGCTTTGCCGGCCCGCGCGTCATCGAACAGACCATCCGCGAAAAACTGCCGGACGGCTTCCAGCGCTCCGAATATCTGATGGAGCACGGCATGGTCGACATGGTGGTGTCGCGGCTGGAGATGCGCGAAACGATCGCGCGGCTGTTGAAGATGCTGCTCAAACTGCCGGGCGAGCAGAAGCCGCTGGAGCCGGAAATCCTGCCGCCCGCGGTCGTTGCCACCGAAGCCCGGCCGCAGGCCTGA
- the trpA gene encoding tryptophan synthase subunit alpha: protein MTTRIDRRMAKLKTEGRPALVTYFMGGDPDYDTSLSIMKALPGAGSDIIELGMPFSDPMADGPAIQAAGLRALKGGQTLVKTLKMASEFRAGDNETPIVLMGYYNPIYIYGVDRFLKDALASGIDGLIVVDLPPEMDEELCIPALKAGINFIRLATPTTDDKRLPKVLQNTSGFVYYVSMTGITGSALADTGKVAAAVNRIKGHTDLPVCVGFGVKTAEQARVIGANADGVVVGTAIVNAVANVLGPKGEKTADPAEAVATLVSGLAQGVRSARLAAAE, encoded by the coding sequence ATGACCACCCGTATCGACCGCCGCATGGCGAAGCTCAAGACCGAAGGCCGCCCGGCGCTCGTCACCTATTTCATGGGCGGCGATCCCGACTACGACACCTCGCTGTCGATCATGAAGGCGCTCCCCGGCGCCGGCTCCGATATCATTGAACTCGGCATGCCGTTTTCCGATCCGATGGCCGATGGCCCGGCGATCCAGGCGGCTGGCCTGCGCGCGCTGAAAGGCGGCCAGACGCTGGTCAAGACGCTGAAGATGGCGTCCGAATTCCGCGCCGGTGACAATGAAACGCCGATCGTGCTGATGGGCTATTACAACCCGATCTACATCTACGGCGTCGACCGCTTCCTGAAAGACGCGCTGGCCAGCGGCATCGACGGGCTGATCGTCGTCGATCTGCCGCCGGAAATGGACGAGGAGCTTTGCATTCCGGCGCTCAAAGCCGGCATCAACTTCATCCGCCTGGCGACGCCGACCACCGATGACAAGCGCCTGCCTAAGGTGCTGCAGAACACCTCCGGTTTCGTCTATTACGTGTCGATGACCGGCATCACCGGCTCGGCCCTGGCCGACACCGGCAAGGTGGCCGCCGCCGTGAACCGCATCAAGGGCCACACCGACCTGCCGGTCTGCGTCGGCTTCGGCGTCAAGACTGCCGAGCAGGCGCGTGTCATCGGAGCCAATGCCGATGGCGTCGTCGTTGGTACGGCGATCGTCAATGCGGTCGCCAATGTGCTGGGGCCGAAGGGCGAAAAGACCGCCGACCCGGCCGAGGCCGTCGCCACGCTGGTCAGCGGCCTGGCGCAAGGCGTGCGCTCGGCCCGCCTTGCTGCTGCCGAATAG
- the trpB gene encoding tryptophan synthase subunit beta, which yields MNKLATPNSFRTGPDEQGMFGIFGGRFVAETLMPLILDLERHWNEVKNDPDFRAELTDLSTHYAGRPSKLYFAEGLTRHLGGAKVYFKREDLNHTGSHKINNCLGQILLAKRMGKKRIIAETGAGQHGVASATVAARFGYPCVVYMGATDVARQSPNVFRMKLLGAEVRPVTAGHGTLKDAMNEALRDWVTNVEDTYYLIGTAAGPHPYPELVRDFQSVIGTEARAQILEQEGRLPDTIIAAVGGGSNAIGLFHPFLDDKDVRIIGIEAGGRGLDGIEHCASMNAGTPGVLHGNRTYLLQNADGQIMDGHSISAGLDYPGVGPEHSWLRDSGRVEYVPILDDEALEAFKLTTRVEGIIPALESAHAIAHAVKIVPGMDKDQIVIVNLSGRGDKDVHTVASMLGMEI from the coding sequence ATGAACAAGCTGGCGACACCCAATTCCTTCCGCACCGGACCCGACGAGCAGGGCATGTTCGGCATTTTCGGCGGCCGTTTCGTCGCCGAAACGCTGATGCCGCTGATCCTCGACCTGGAGCGGCACTGGAACGAGGTCAAGAACGATCCGGATTTCAGGGCTGAACTCACCGATCTGTCGACCCATTATGCCGGGCGTCCGTCAAAGCTGTATTTCGCCGAAGGGCTGACGAGACATCTCGGCGGCGCGAAGGTCTATTTCAAGCGCGAGGACCTGAACCACACCGGCTCGCACAAGATCAACAACTGCCTCGGCCAGATCCTGCTGGCCAAGCGCATGGGCAAGAAGCGCATCATCGCCGAAACCGGCGCCGGCCAGCATGGCGTGGCGTCCGCCACTGTCGCCGCCCGCTTCGGCTATCCCTGCGTCGTCTATATGGGCGCCACCGACGTTGCACGGCAAAGCCCCAACGTGTTCCGCATGAAGCTGCTCGGCGCCGAAGTGCGGCCGGTCACCGCTGGCCACGGCACGCTGAAGGACGCCATGAACGAAGCCCTTCGTGACTGGGTCACCAATGTCGAGGACACCTACTACCTGATCGGCACCGCCGCCGGCCCGCATCCCTATCCGGAACTGGTGCGCGACTTCCAATCGGTGATCGGCACCGAGGCGCGCGCCCAGATCCTCGAACAGGAAGGACGGCTGCCCGACACCATCATCGCCGCTGTCGGCGGCGGCTCGAATGCCATCGGCCTGTTCCACCCCTTCCTCGACGACAAGGATGTGCGCATCATCGGCATCGAGGCCGGCGGGCGCGGCCTCGACGGCATCGAGCATTGCGCCTCGATGAATGCCGGCACGCCCGGCGTGCTGCACGGCAACCGCACCTATCTCCTGCAGAACGCCGACGGCCAGATCATGGACGGCCATTCGATCTCGGCCGGCCTCGATTATCCCGGCGTCGGTCCGGAACATTCCTGGCTGCGCGACTCCGGCCGCGTCGAATATGTGCCGATCCTCGACGACGAGGCGCTGGAAGCCTTCAAGCTGACGACACGCGTCGAGGGCATCATCCCGGCGCTGGAATCCGCGCACGCTATCGCCCATGCAGTCAAGATTGTGCCTGGCATGGACAAGGACCAGATCGTCATCGTCAACCTGTCCGGCCGCGGCGACAAGGATGTGCATACGGTAGCCTCGATGCTGGGCATGGAAATCTAG
- a CDS encoding phosphoribosylanthranilate isomerase, whose amino-acid sequence MALDIKICGLKTDQAMAAALAGGASHVGFIFFAKSPRYVEPAEAGRLREAARDKALAVAVTVDASDAFLDEIVTAMQPDMLQLHGSETPERVAELKVRHRLPVMKALPLSEAADVGRVKPFIGIADRFLFDAKPPKGSQLPGGNGVAFDWRILAGLDAGVDYMLSGGLNAANIGDALQLANPPGIDISSGVESAPGVKDPALIEQFFRAVRAARDDRAA is encoded by the coding sequence ATGGCGCTCGACATCAAAATCTGCGGCTTGAAGACCGACCAGGCGATGGCCGCGGCGCTCGCCGGCGGTGCCAGCCACGTCGGCTTTATTTTCTTCGCCAAGAGCCCGCGCTATGTCGAGCCGGCGGAAGCCGGGCGCCTGCGCGAAGCCGCGCGCGACAAGGCCTTGGCGGTCGCCGTCACGGTCGACGCCAGTGACGCCTTTCTGGACGAGATCGTCACGGCCATGCAGCCCGACATGCTGCAGTTGCACGGTTCGGAAACACCCGAACGGGTGGCCGAACTCAAGGTCCGCCATAGGTTGCCGGTGATGAAGGCGTTGCCGCTCAGCGAGGCTGCCGACGTCGGCCGGGTCAAGCCTTTCATCGGCATTGCCGACCGGTTCCTGTTCGATGCCAAGCCTCCGAAAGGCTCGCAGTTGCCGGGTGGCAATGGCGTCGCTTTCGACTGGCGCATTCTTGCCGGCCTTGACGCCGGCGTCGATTACATGCTTTCCGGTGGGCTCAACGCCGCCAATATCGGCGATGCCCTTCAGCTTGCGAACCCGCCCGGAATAGACATTTCCTCAGGCGTGGAAAGCGCGCCGGGCGTCAAGGATCCGGCGCTGATCGAACAGTTTTTCCGGGCCGTCCGGGCAGCACGCGACGACCGCGCCGCCTAA
- a CDS encoding M48 family metallopeptidase, with protein sequence MTIGFFRNLTKPKATPVVEREYCVAGRTLPLKIVESARARRLTLRIDSGGQGLRITVPPGLRRGEVDRFLDRHQDWLEQRLAKVPTRPQVRPGIKIPIRGVPHRIVHEPSKRGTVTVSRDERGPLLIVHGDRVHLPRRIADFLKREAKKEIEKLVIKHTEALGKRAKAIRYKDTSSRWGSCTSEGNLSFSWRIMMAPQPVINYLVAHEVAHLKEMNHGPKFWKLCEKLCPDTDRCKDWLKRNGGALQAIVFE encoded by the coding sequence ATGACCATCGGATTCTTTCGCAATCTGACGAAGCCCAAGGCCACGCCAGTCGTGGAACGCGAATATTGTGTCGCCGGTCGCACGCTGCCGCTCAAGATCGTCGAGAGCGCCCGGGCTCGGCGCTTGACACTGCGCATCGATTCCGGCGGCCAGGGCCTGCGCATCACCGTGCCGCCCGGCCTGCGCCGCGGCGAGGTGGACAGGTTCCTCGACCGCCATCAGGACTGGCTGGAGCAGCGCCTGGCCAAGGTGCCGACGCGCCCGCAGGTGCGGCCGGGCATCAAGATCCCGATCCGGGGCGTGCCGCACCGCATCGTCCACGAACCGTCGAAGCGCGGCACCGTCACGGTATCGCGCGACGAGCGCGGCCCGCTGCTGATCGTCCATGGCGACCGTGTGCACCTGCCGCGTCGCATCGCCGACTTCTTGAAGCGCGAGGCCAAAAAAGAGATCGAGAAGCTGGTGATCAAACACACCGAGGCGCTCGGCAAGCGCGCCAAGGCGATCCGCTACAAGGACACCTCCAGCCGCTGGGGCTCCTGCACCTCGGAAGGCAATCTCTCCTTCTCCTGGCGCATCATGATGGCGCCGCAGCCTGTGATAAACTACCTCGTGGCGCATGAGGTCGCGCATCTCAAGGAGATGAACCACGGCCCGAAATTCTGGAAACTGTGCGAAAAACTCTGCCCTGACACCGACCGCTGCAAGGACTGGCTGAAGCGCAATGGCGGCGCCCTGCAGGCGATCGTGTTCGAGTAG
- a CDS encoding DUF2852 domain-containing protein, whose protein sequence is MNTSALIRPAWTPATIALMVIGFMVFWPLGFAMLAYIIWGDRLDGFKRDVNRATDGIFAGCRRGSDKAARWGNGSARTGNVAFDDWREKELERLAEERRKLDDMLTEFDDYARELRRAKDQDEFDRFMANRNKSTAPAKTDPSTGTTPTKRGKGSNLLDD, encoded by the coding sequence ATGAACACATCTGCATTGATCCGCCCGGCCTGGACGCCGGCAACCATCGCGTTGATGGTGATCGGCTTCATGGTGTTCTGGCCGCTCGGCTTCGCCATGCTCGCCTACATCATCTGGGGCGACCGGCTCGACGGCTTCAAGCGTGACGTCAACCGCGCGACCGACGGCATCTTCGCCGGCTGCCGCCGTGGTTCCGACAAGGCCGCGCGCTGGGGCAATGGCTCCGCCCGCACCGGCAACGTCGCTTTCGACGACTGGCGCGAAAAGGAGCTTGAGCGCCTCGCCGAGGAACGCCGCAAGCTCGACGACATGCTGACCGAGTTCGACGACTATGCCCGCGAATTGCGTCGCGCCAAGGATCAGGACGAGTTCGATCGCTTCATGGCGAACCGCAACAAGTCAACCGCGCCGGCCAAGACCGATCCGAGCACCGGCACGACGCCCACCAAGCGCGGCAAGGGCTCGAACCTGCTTGACGACTGA
- a CDS encoding benzoate/H(+) symporter BenE family transporter gives MRLSIPISAFVAAIVGFGGTLAIVIAAAHAVGATQIQTASWVTAICLAMAIESLWLSWRTKMPVITAWSTPGLALIAASSGFSIGEAVAAFIVTAVLLVATGLFRPLTQLISRIPPSVASGMLAGIVVTFALNAVKTIPVDPWLILPLIAAFFLIRLFHPALSVLAVLVGGGLAAFLTGRVGGLPTPELSTLTLIAPDFTAKAMIGLALPLYLVTMASQNLSGLAVLRAAGYHPEPGPLIGVTGFFSLLSAPFGGSTTNLAAISAAICTGPDVHPDPAERWKTGPFYALAYLVFAIFGASLVAIFAVLPQSLIVLVAGLALMASLANALAIALKEEGDRMAATVTFVVTASGLTLFGVGAAFWGLIAGLVVLFLDRLKKR, from the coding sequence ATGCGCCTTTCCATCCCGATCTCGGCCTTTGTCGCGGCCATCGTCGGCTTCGGCGGCACGCTGGCCATAGTCATTGCCGCCGCCCACGCGGTCGGCGCGACGCAAATTCAGACGGCGAGCTGGGTGACGGCCATTTGCCTTGCCATGGCGATCGAGAGCCTGTGGCTGTCCTGGCGCACGAAGATGCCCGTCATCACCGCATGGTCGACGCCAGGCCTGGCGCTGATCGCGGCATCGAGCGGCTTTTCGATCGGCGAGGCGGTCGCCGCCTTCATCGTCACCGCCGTCCTGTTGGTCGCCACCGGTCTGTTCCGGCCTTTGACGCAGCTGATCTCCAGAATCCCGCCCTCGGTCGCCTCAGGCATGCTCGCCGGCATCGTCGTCACCTTCGCTCTCAATGCGGTCAAGACCATTCCTGTCGACCCCTGGCTGATCCTGCCGCTGATCGCGGCCTTCTTCTTGATCCGCCTGTTCCACCCGGCGCTGTCGGTGCTGGCGGTACTGGTCGGTGGCGGTCTCGCCGCGTTTCTCACCGGCCGTGTCGGCGGCTTGCCGACACCCGAACTGTCGACGCTGACGCTGATCGCGCCTGATTTCACCGCCAAGGCGATGATCGGCCTGGCGCTGCCGCTCTATCTCGTCACCATGGCTTCGCAGAACCTGTCGGGTCTCGCAGTGCTGCGCGCCGCCGGCTATCATCCGGAGCCCGGCCCGCTGATCGGCGTCACCGGCTTCTTCTCGCTGCTATCGGCGCCGTTCGGCGGCTCGACCACCAACCTGGCGGCGATCTCGGCGGCGATCTGCACCGGGCCGGACGTCCATCCCGACCCCGCAGAGCGTTGGAAGACCGGCCCCTTCTATGCGCTCGCCTATCTCGTCTTCGCGATTTTCGGCGCTTCGCTGGTGGCGATCTTCGCCGTCCTGCCGCAGAGCCTGATCGTGCTGGTGGCGGGCCTGGCGCTGATGGCCTCGCTCGCCAACGCGCTGGCGATCGCGCTGAAGGAGGAGGGCGACCGTATGGCCGCCACCGTCACCTTTGTCGTCACCGCTTCGGGGTTGACCTTGTTCGGCGTCGGCGCCGCATTCTGGGGGCTGATCGCCGGGCTGGTCGTGCTTTTCCTCGACAGGCTCAAAAAGCGATAA
- a CDS encoding alpha/beta hydrolase, which yields MTVTPPTFLDVDGSRIAVRHSAGSTPGVVWLGGYKSDMLGTKAETLSDWAAKEGRAFLRHDYSGHGESGGAFADGTISTWLSQSLAVFRKFARGNQILVGSSMGAWIALRMVQELRKAGDANVVGLVLLAPAPDFTSELVEPMLTAGQKRDLAEKGFFAEPSDYSSEPYIYTRALIEDGRSNRVMTGPIDTHCPVHILQGLADPDVPSSHALKLVSLLPADDVTLSLIPDGDHRLSRPQDLDMLVRAVGDMAGRGK from the coding sequence ATGACCGTCACGCCCCCGACCTTTCTCGATGTCGATGGATCGCGCATCGCGGTGCGCCATAGCGCGGGCTCGACACCAGGCGTCGTCTGGCTCGGTGGCTACAAGTCGGACATGCTTGGCACCAAGGCCGAGACCCTGTCGGACTGGGCGGCGAAAGAGGGCCGCGCCTTCCTGCGCCATGACTATTCCGGCCATGGCGAATCCGGCGGCGCCTTTGCCGACGGCACGATTTCGACGTGGCTGTCGCAAAGCCTTGCGGTGTTCCGGAAGTTTGCCAGGGGCAATCAGATCCTGGTCGGCTCGTCGATGGGCGCCTGGATCGCGCTGCGCATGGTGCAGGAATTGCGCAAGGCGGGCGACGCAAACGTCGTCGGCCTGGTGCTGCTGGCGCCGGCGCCGGATTTTACCTCTGAGCTGGTCGAACCGATGCTGACCGCCGGGCAAAAGCGTGACCTCGCCGAAAAGGGTTTCTTCGCCGAGCCCTCCGATTATTCATCCGAGCCCTACATCTATACCCGCGCCCTGATCGAAGACGGGCGCTCCAACCGGGTGATGACCGGTCCGATCGACACGCATTGCCCGGTCCACATCCTGCAGGGCCTGGCCGATCCGGACGTGCCGTCGAGCCATGCCTTGAAGCTGGTCAGCCTGCTGCCGGCCGACGATGTCACGCTGTCGCTGATCCCGGACGGCGACCACCGCCTGTCGCGACCACAGGATCTCGACATGCTGGTGCGCGCGGTCGGCGACATGGCCGGGCGGGGCAAGTGA
- the infC gene encoding translation initiation factor IF-3: MRRPFKAAAPTKDGPRSNRDIRVPRVQLIDAEGQNRGDVSINDALLLAEEAGLDLVEISPNAVPPVVKILDLGKLKYANQKKAAEARKNQKVIEIKEIKMRPNIDSHDYETKMKAVRRFFEEGDKVKLTLRFRGREMAHMELGMQLLNKVREEVATIAKVEAEPKLEGRQMMMVLAPR; this comes from the coding sequence ATTCGCAGACCTTTCAAAGCAGCGGCGCCGACCAAGGATGGGCCGCGCTCCAACCGTGACATCCGGGTTCCCCGGGTCCAGCTTATCGACGCCGAAGGCCAGAACCGCGGCGATGTTTCCATCAACGACGCATTGCTGCTCGCCGAAGAGGCCGGGCTCGATCTCGTTGAGATATCGCCCAATGCGGTACCGCCCGTCGTAAAGATCCTCGATCTCGGCAAGTTGAAATACGCCAACCAGAAGAAGGCGGCCGAGGCGCGCAAGAATCAGAAGGTCATCGAGATCAAGGAGATCAAGATGCGCCCGAACATCGACAGCCATGACTACGAGACCAAGATGAAGGCGGTGCGCCGCTTCTTCGAGGAGGGCGACAAGGTCAAGCTGACATTGCGCTTCCGTGGCCGCGAGATGGCGCATATGGAACTCGGCATGCAGCTTCTGAACAAGGTGCGCGAGGAAGTGGCGACCATTGCCAAGGTCGAGGCGGAGCCGAAGCTCGAAGGCCGCCAGATGATGATGGTGCTGGCGCCGCGCTAA
- a CDS encoding methyltransferase family protein, which yields MDNEIKYGLGNYQQMRRLVLAVLVVVLFLALLFGQSTFPPDTPVHETIEMFGVLLIFLGIVGRLWATLYIGGRKSSEVVTGGPYSITRNPLYVFSTVAAAGVGAQIGSFSGIILFALLCAGAFHIVILREEKFLKEALGAPYQAYLDKVPRFFPKLSLYQEGDTGSFKPRLLLTTLLDGLVFLVALPAFELIDGAQQSGMLPVWFTLP from the coding sequence TTGGACAACGAAATCAAATACGGGCTGGGCAATTACCAGCAGATGCGTCGGCTGGTGCTTGCCGTGCTCGTGGTGGTGCTGTTTCTGGCGCTTCTGTTCGGACAATCGACCTTCCCGCCCGATACGCCGGTGCATGAAACAATCGAGATGTTCGGCGTGCTCCTGATTTTCCTCGGCATCGTCGGGCGGCTTTGGGCGACGCTCTATATAGGCGGGCGCAAATCCTCCGAAGTGGTGACGGGCGGGCCCTATTCGATCACCCGCAATCCGCTCTACGTGTTCTCTACCGTGGCCGCAGCCGGCGTCGGCGCGCAGATCGGCTCGTTCTCAGGCATCATCCTGTTCGCATTGCTGTGCGCGGGAGCCTTCCACATCGTCATCCTGCGCGAAGAGAAATTCCTCAAGGAAGCGCTTGGCGCGCCCTATCAGGCCTACCTGGACAAGGTGCCGCGCTTCTTCCCGAAGCTTTCCCTCTACCAGGAGGGCGACACGGGCAGCTTCAAGCCGCGCCTGCTGTTGACCACGCTGCTCGACGGCCTGGTGTTCCTGGTCGCGCTGCCGGCCTTCGAACTGATCGACGGTGCCCAGCAGTCGGGCATGCTGCCGGTGTGGTTCACGCTGCCCTGA
- the rpmI gene encoding 50S ribosomal protein L35, whose translation MPKMKTKSAAKKRFKITGTGKVLSAAAGKRHGMIKRSNKFIRNARGTMVLAEPDGKKVIKNFLPNGL comes from the coding sequence ATGCCCAAGATGAAGACCAAATCGGCCGCCAAGAAGCGGTTCAAGATCACAGGTACGGGTAAAGTCCTGTCGGCTGCGGCCGGCAAGCGTCACGGCATGATCAAGCGTTCCAACAAGTTCATTCGAAATGCCCGCGGCACGATGGTTCTGGCTGAACCGGATGGCAAGAAGGTCATCAAGAATTTTCTGCCGAACGGCCTCTAA
- the rplT gene encoding 50S ribosomal protein L20, translated as MARVKRGVTSHAKHKKVLKAAKGFYGRRKNTIRIAKQAVEKSLQYAYRDRKNRKRSFRALWIQRINAATHEHGLTYGRFIDGLNKAGIEIDRKILSDMAIHEPQAFAALVAKAKVALEYLKNTTPNAFESAVA; from the coding sequence ATGGCACGCGTAAAGAGAGGCGTCACCTCGCACGCCAAGCACAAGAAGGTCCTGAAAGCCGCGAAAGGCTTCTACGGCCGTCGCAAGAACACCATCCGCATCGCCAAGCAGGCGGTGGAAAAGTCGCTGCAGTACGCTTACCGCGACCGCAAGAATCGCAAGCGCTCCTTCCGCGCGCTGTGGATCCAGCGCATCAACGCGGCGACCCACGAGCATGGCCTGACCTATGGCCGCTTCATCGACGGCCTCAACAAGGCCGGCATCGAGATCGATCGCAAGATCCTGTCCGACATGGCCATCCATGAGCCGCAGGCTTTCGCCGCGCTCGTGGCCAAGGCCAAGGTCGCGCTCGAATATCTGAAGAACACCACGCCGAACGCTTTTGAAAGCGCTGTCGCCTAA